In one window of Photobacterium leiognathi DNA:
- the rpsS gene encoding 30S ribosomal protein S19: MPRSLKKGPFIDLHLLKKVEKALESGDKKPVKTWSRRSMIIPQMIGLTIAVHNGRQHVPVFVSEEMIGHKLGEFAPTRTYRDYAADKKAKKR, encoded by the coding sequence ATGCCACGTTCTCTCAAGAAAGGTCCATTTATTGACCTACACTTGCTGAAGAAGGTAGAGAAAGCGTTGGAAAGCGGTGACAAGAAGCCTGTTAAGACTTGGTCCCGTCGCTCAATGATCATCCCTCAGATGATCGGTTTGACCATCGCTGTCCATAATGGTCGTCAGCACGTACCTGTTTTCGTTTCTGAAGAAATGATCGGTCACAAGCTAGGCGAATTTGCACCAACACGCACTTACCGTGACTACGCTGCGGATAAGAAAGCTAAAAAGCGCTAA
- the rplV gene encoding 50S ribosomal protein L22, whose translation MEAIAKHRFARISPQKARLVADQLRGKPVAQALEILNFSNKKAADLIKKVLESAIANAEHNEGADIDDLNVAKIFVDEGPTMKRIMPRAKGRADRILKRSSHITVVVADR comes from the coding sequence ATGGAAGCTATCGCTAAACATCGCTTTGCTCGCATTTCGCCGCAAAAAGCTCGTTTGGTTGCAGATCAACTGCGCGGTAAGCCAGTTGCTCAAGCTCTAGAAATTCTAAACTTCAGCAACAAAAAAGCTGCTGATTTAATCAAGAAAGTTCTAGAGTCAGCTATCGCTAACGCAGAACACAACGAAGGCGCAGACATTGATGATCTTAATGTTGCTAAAATCTTCGTTGACGAAGGTCCTACCATGAAGCGTATTATGCCTCGTGCAAAAGGCCGTGCCGATCGCATCTTGAAGCGTTCTAGCCACATCACTGTTGTTGTAGCAGACCGCTAA